A region from the Phycodurus eques isolate BA_2022a chromosome 12, UOR_Pequ_1.1, whole genome shotgun sequence genome encodes:
- the tmem223 gene encoding transmembrane protein 223, protein MSYIKYLLSYNMSLLRICGALCPLRPLTIHPKNALLRSMFPLGGVSVRIAHVCVAGLGRRVFAHRGLCSSTQPTRDVTLFQHDRTSFFRLLAVFCGGQFVFWTYLAHFAYTGLRDTGTAREQEKRKAPTSTVLAGMWSFDMNLGSNTWRYGFTLGCVTIGVGILGLGVLFCRRSVSQVVLHQGGRMVSVITQSPLGKGHGWRLTTPLSQVACHAHRQESPSFIPLKIKGHKFYFLLDKEGTMNNAKLFDVTVGAYRPL, encoded by the coding sequence ATGTCATACATCAAATACCTCTTATCATACAATATGAGTTTACTTAGAATTTGCGGCGCACTATGTCCGCTTCGGCCGCTCACTATCCACCCTAAAAATGCGTTGCTGCGGTCAATGTTTCCACTGGGCGGCGTGTCGGTCCGGATCGCCCACGTGTGTGTTGCCGGACTGGGGAGACGTGTTTTCGCACACCGCGGCCTGTGTAGCTCCACTCAGCCGACGAGAGACGTCACACTGTTCCAACACGACAGGACGAGCTTCTTCCGCCTCCTCGCTGTCTTCTGCGGGGGCCAGTTTGTCTTCTGGACGTACCTGGCTCACTTCGCCTACACCGGCCTCAGAGACACGGGGACAGCTCgggagcaggagaaaaggaAAGCTCCCACCAGCACTGTCTTGGCTGGCATGTGGAGTTTCGATATGAACCTGGGGTCCAACACCTGGAGGTACGGCTTCACGCTGGGATGTGTGACAATAGGAGTGGGCATACTGGGACTGGGAGTTCTGTTTTGTCGGCGCTCTGTCAGTCAGGTGGTTTTACACCAAGGTGGAAGGATGGTGTCGGTTATCACACAGTCACCTCTGGGAAAGGGCCATGGCTGGAGACTAACGACCCCGTTGTCCCAGGTTGCCTGTCATGCCCACAGACAGGAGTCCCCCTCCTTCATCCCCCTCAAAATCAAGGGACACAAGTTCTACTTTCTGCTGGACAAAGAGGGTACTATGAACAATGCTAAGCTTTTTGATGTAACTGTTGGGGCATACCGTCCTCTTTAA